Genomic segment of Planctomycetota bacterium:
TGAAGCTGGAAGGCTTCTATGACGATCGGCCGGCGCATCGCCGCGTCGAGCTGCCCGCCGACGTGGGGGCGTGCGTGGGGAACATCGACCAGCTTGTGGCCGATGCTCAGCAGGGAAAGGTACACATGATCTTCATCACGCTGCCGCTGCGGGCCGAACGGCGCGTGCAGGCGGTGCTCAAAGCCTTGGCCGACACGACCGCCTCGGTCTACATCGTGCCGGACTTCTTTGTCTTTGATTTGCACCACGCTCGCTGGACCAACATCGGCGGGCTGCCGGCGGTGAGCGTTTCGGAGAACCCGTTCTATGGTGTCGACGGCGCGATCAAGCGGTTGCTCGACGTGATGGTGGGCTCGGCCATGCTCGCGGCCTTGGCGTTGCCGATGGCGCTCATCGCTTTGGCGATCAAGCTCACGTCGCGCGGGCCGGTGCTGTTCAAGCAAACACGCTATGGTCTGGATGGCCGGCCGATCGCGGTTTGGAAGTTTCGCAGCATGGGCACCGCGGACAATGGCCCGGTCGTCGTTCAGGCCACTAAGAACGACCCACGGGTGACGCAGCTGGGGGCGATCTTGCGACGGACGTCGCTCGACGAGCTGCCGCAACTGTTCAACGTGCTGCAAGGGACCATGTCACTGGTCGGCCCGCGCCCGCATGCGACGGCGCACAACGAGCTGTATCGCAAGCAGATCGACGGCTACATGCTGCGTCACAAGGTCAAGCCAGGCATTACCGGATTGGCCCAGGTGAACGGCTGGCGCGGCGAGACCGACACGTTCGAGAAAATGCAAAAGCGCGTCGAATGCGACCACGAGTATATTCGCAACTGGTCGCCGTGGCTCGATCTGAAGATTCTGGCCCGCACGGTGCTGACCGTGCTGGGGCGGCAGAACGCTTATTGAGGAAACGATAAAGTGGAAACGATAAACGATAAAGTGATACGGCAACTCGCGTGTTAACTCGCGGTCAACGAAGTCGCGAACAGGCATTTACTTTATCGTTTACACTTCATCGTTCATCGTTTCCTAGTATCCAAACTGCATGCCCGTCGTCGCGCCGTGCAGGATCAGCGAGTTCGCCGAGTGGACGCTTTGGATGTAGCCGTAGTCGGCGGCGAAGTACGGCAGTTGGTTGTCGGCCAGAGCGATGTTGCTGATGCCCACCGCGCGATAAGAGATGTACGCGCTGATTCGAGGTGTGATCTGGCACGACGTGCCGACGTCGACCTGGCCCAACAGGCTGACCGTGGGCTTGTAAGCCGACAGATCAAACCCGCCGGTGCCGCCGTCGGCGCATTCGCAGTGCAGGTGTGACTGCGACTGAATCGCGTTGCCGAACACGCCCACTTTGGGCATGGCGTACAAACGCCAGCGCGGCGTAATCAGGTATTGAATCCGCGCGCCGGTCTGGCCGCCGATCAGGTCGTTTCGCACGCTGACCTTGTAGTCGGCCACGTTGCCGCCGTCGTATTGGTCGAACGTGGTGCCGCCGATGGCCGAGCGATATTGAGTCGCTTCGCGAAAGTGGAACCAGCGGATGCCGGCAATGCCCAGCAGACTCCAGCGCGTGGTCGGTTCGATCTGCTGTTCGAGCCAGTTGACTTCCAGGTTCCAGGTCTCGTCGGTGCG
This window contains:
- a CDS encoding undecaprenyl-phosphate glucose phosphotransferase, whose product is MSHAQRRITQHASLLGLILHCLDTVAIVAGLYAAAWYAGVTVEQHCLLAAAAALIVFNLASEVIGLYRSWHAAPMLHEFRCVALTWLATFPALLLAGFLTGQLAGIEAALTQRGAIAWLLVTPLVLVTLRGSWRLYQSWQRCRGRNLRGLAIVGANELGFQLVRNIQRAPWTGVKLEGFYDDRPAHRRVELPADVGACVGNIDQLVADAQQGKVHMIFITLPLRAERRVQAVLKALADTTASVYIVPDFFVFDLHHARWTNIGGLPAVSVSENPFYGVDGAIKRLLDVMVGSAMLAALALPMALIALAIKLTSRGPVLFKQTRYGLDGRPIAVWKFRSMGTADNGPVVVQATKNDPRVTQLGAILRRTSLDELPQLFNVLQGTMSLVGPRPHATAHNELYRKQIDGYMLRHKVKPGITGLAQVNGWRGETDTFEKMQKRVECDHEYIRNWSPWLDLKILARTVLTVLGRQNAY